One genomic window of Branchiostoma floridae strain S238N-H82 chromosome 4, Bfl_VNyyK, whole genome shotgun sequence includes the following:
- the LOC118413852 gene encoding protein mono-ADP-ribosyltransferase PARP14-like, protein MDTLDDPERCVVVHGLPADVPAGTLKDKLNIHFQSRRKSGGGDVRKVELTDGGQVAYVWFEARETAQNVLQRQEQVFEITVNGEKREVPLRVEARPATPIPPDQPESDDKDVTEKSTDIDDSADKKPTETSEETKEEGETTEGPDSERTDSLDDFVVLEREGIEDFDAQTESQPDDGATAGSPEKYVPSETERKLLLQDAQREFGLDKPSIVPSVNLYEGNTPNSSVKSKTGREEEKPLNNAVMTGSYISPSIVHIQEGALLKVHRNVMTPDGASPEEEPEEESATGQDEREDDVTQETDSIDPEEITDTGTDGENCTIVVKGMKETTDDDTLRDFFESKRISDGGEVKSLDRKDGVLTVTFTDATAIIAVLKNVPLQLEGAELMVSVPAAERPREPAPIDQRRVFLTGLPKDTDAETVTMYMEARARSEVQAVEFGKEPGTVLVSFEEVMQDMETVIRKCQGKPLRGATLSAVPVFMTDWIVVTNLPEQATTHKDTVSLYFESKRRSGGGDVSDVKLIPEEKMAYVQFEDYQSVSNVIKREHKLQQTAVQVQPFYPCLGMKTATVKPEPIKLPPPIVAQVEPIVMEYMTSDVDSMLFVKSSLRSVSASLVWPHEDDRRLAAIVPSFAENKAARAIDEHDWSREALNTFNKILLSFSSESIQVPATVWDTVSTRLAQICNRSDPDKKVVMKVSSADQAVTLTGPKVHVSEVETAIRDSISKQEEEYAKETAVVLGPPIEMKPLELQHLLETGYIEAVAKKHRVEVDTAGRLVFKGVSGAINAATVEVYEKLRKISTNQMPVSAAEGFLRFVARDPWKSYIKQCMKEQRIQAHWAVEGGMLTVVAESEDEYLKAVDRFRSTVTETEMPVHGPALKVLDSDKWTTFLSTIQDSFSGLVQITVNSDKDGKLVLVTGPSENVNMVKEQIDQFLKNNTVLERFVEMPVGVAEFLQKMKKEAIGKLQGRLQKGDGYITATTDGEVAGFTLVGTEDGIQETAKHLQRLQGSVTHQQLSIQNPGMKKYFSPGQPGEEKLKSIGDVFNCIINTHQEKKPDDMHCKPFNHVLLPRSRKLVVFKDDLTKHHVDAITNAANKNLKNGGGLAESIIKAGGKEIQDHCDQIMKDEPAGLMVGAVRVTGPGKLPCKAVIHAVGPNFHEIKDDKRSRDELFKTVTNVLEMASRYGFSSVAIPAISSGIFGGPLDLCTKTVVRATGLYFKKNKESKVNEVHFVGIDLDIAQSFNKALLETFNEYGGWNPDSESRENSLESVVLPPAEARGPPPCPPEYGEHLVTPSSYSMFTNQGLKITLIRGSISDQQADVIVNTIGPDLNLRTGAVSKALLDKGGPTLQVECDKIKRDLGRLPAHGEVVYTSGGNLGCNLVYHAVCSFWNSQDTAKSEDVLRKIVTACLKSADKDSKRTIAFPAVGTGGLGYPKDVVARLMFEETLSHSNKNPAGDLEEAKFVIFDQPSFEAFLSELGKRTEIGAGAASLMEPTSSVAAVDREEPVAVQMTPDGTFKTKVTMRDVVVEVEQGDITREKVDAIVNPTRGDMDLSLGKVSQVLKKKGGPVVQTECEKYDKNKLKRDGVGITAAGGLASRYILHLVAPGFETERWKKAVMNCLAYAECHQLKSLAFPALGTGQMAKDPTESATMIIEAIADFAQKKNPKHLKHVRIVIFEAGMMKPFHDKLGKCLKTSSSLSLKSFVSGVKKLVKKIRPEPAKLPPPKPQKPVVLLDIYAGSKEDVESAVNKIRETANRESKSHDIADKLIARLTDNDVATILQKALERDVYMEICNGGKKILLQGLAEDILVLQSEIHQILARVMNEGKQQEHAQLIAGVIKWVYVDQGTEVEFDRLTNLKIENALNEGHSRVRVDVDDVGECLAHIDKNILVTVQEGHRYKLKRKTAGEPEFPSTWTAVKSDFDMVSVDANSPEYDGIVKAFRQSAGGNAIEIQSVKRVQNRLCHTQYMATKKEKETSGRISNRNLERRLYHGTSAETCDKVARHGFNRSFCRTENLFGSGVYFASSAFYALQDSYSRPDDQGYKHVFVAKVLTGDYCKGAPDLVTSPSKTQDGSLLYDSVVDDEENPNIFVVFHDTVAYPEYLITFKEKSDTPDEWTRMRYDTALAIEPVDRTTAEYQRVSRMFTDTITGNKTILKIERIQSRFLWTQYQQRRQVLSAIFPPDMPFERQLFHGVSGNMCEDISIQGFNSHNAGNYNHDYGVGVYFTVNSADSADDRHAPADSATGQRHMYLARVLTGGSCQGAPGLTHPRPWDLPDGTGDVDDACLSAVDDTDNPKTFVIFDVVAEVQAYPEYLITFK, encoded by the exons ATGGATACCTTAGATGATCCCGAAAGGTGCGTAGTTGTCCATGGTCTGCCGGCTGACGTGCCAGCTGGGACCCTGAAGGACAAGTTGAATATCCACTTCCAGAGTAGGAGGAAGTCTGGCGGGGGCGACGTCAGGAAGGTGGAACTGACAGACGGTGGGCAGGTGGCGTATGTTTGGTTTGAAGCCCGAGAAA CGGCACAAAACGTCCTTCAGCGACAGGAACAGGTCTTTGAAATCACCGTTAACGGCGAGAAACGAGAGGTTCCGCTGAGGGTTGAGGCGCGCCCAGCTACCCCCATCCCACCTGACCAACCTGAGAGTGATGACAAGGATGTCACCGAGAAATCTACTGATATAGACGACAGTGCTGACAAGAAACCCACCGAGACTTCAGAAGAAACCAAAGAAGAGGGAGAAACAACTGAGGGACCGGATTCAGAACGCACAGATTCATTGGACGACTTCGTCGTTCTGGAGAGAGAGGGAATAGAGGATTTCGATGCCCAAACAGAG AGTCAGCCAGACGACGGAGCGACCGCCGGCTCCCCGGAGAAGTACGTGCCGTCGGAAACTGAGCGCAAACTGCTTCTACAAGACGCGCAGCGTGAATTTGGCTTGGACAAACCGTCAATTGTACCTTCGGTTAACCTGTATGAAG GGAATACTCCGAACAGCTCTGTCAAGTCCAAGACGGGCCGAGAGGAGGAGAAGCCGCTGAACAACGCCGTGATGACGGGAAGTTACATCTCCCCATCCATTGTACATATACAGGAGGGGGCGCTTCTCAAG GTTCACCGAAATGTGATGACCCCTGATGGAGCCAGCCCAGAGGAGGAGCCGGAGGAGGAGTCGGCAACCGGACAAGATGAGCGGGAAGACGACGTCACACAGGAAACCGATAGCATCGACCCTGAGGAGATAACAGATACAG GTACTGATGGAGAAAACTGCACCATCGTGGTGAAAGGGATGAAAGAGACTACCGATGACGACACGCTGAGGGACTTCTTCGAGAGTAAGAGGATCTCTGACGGCGGCGAGGTCAAGAGTCTGGACAGGAAGGACGGAGTGCTGACGGTCACGTTCACAGATGCTACAG CTATCATCGCTGTCCTAAAGAACGTACCTCTGCAGCTGGAAGGTGCGGAGTTGATGGTGTCAGTCCCGGCGGCGGAACGTCCTCGGGAGCCGGCACCTATCGACCAACGCAGGGTGTTCTTAACGGGACTTCCGAAGGACACCGACGCCGAGACAG TGACAATGTACATGGAGGCCAGGGCTAGAAGCGAGGTCCAGGCTGTTGAATTCGGCAAAGAACCAGGAACCGTCCTCGTTAGCTTTGAGGAAGTCATGCAAG ATATGGAGACAGTCATACGGAAGTGCCAGGGAAAGCCGCTTCGAGGCGCCACACTCTCGGCCGTCCCCGTCTTTATGACAGATTGGATCGTTGTGACAAACTTACCAGAGCAG GCCACCACGCACAAGGACACCGTTTCTCTTTACTTCGAAAGCAAGAGGCGCAGCGGAGGGGGCGACGTGTCCGATGTAAAGCTTATTCCCGAGGAGAAGATGGCGTACGTCCAGTTTGAAGACTACCAAA GTGTTTCCAACGTCATCAAGCGGGAGCACAAGCTCCAACAAACAGCGGTACAAGTCCAACCGTTCTACCCTTGCCTCGGAATGAAGACTGCAACTGTCAAACCTGAACCAATCAAACTGCCACCACCGATCGTGGCTCAGGTGGAGCCAATTGTCATGGAGTACATGACCAGCGATGTCGACTCCATGTTGTTCGTGAAGTCATCCCTTCGCTCTGTCTCCGCATCACTGGTGTGGCCCCACGAAGACGACCGCAGACTCGCAGCCATTGTTCCATCGTTTGCAGAGAACAAAGCTGCACGGGCCATTGATGAGCATGACTGGTCCCGTGAGGCGTTGAACACCTTCAACAAAATCCTCTTGAGTTTCTCTTCTGAGTCGATCCAGGTTCCCGCCACTGTCTGGGACACCGTCTCGACCCGACTGGCGCAGATATGCAACCGTTCTGATCCAGACAAAAAAGTGGTGATGAAGGTAAGTTCCGCCGACCAGGCTGTGACGCTCACAGGGCCAAAGGTGCATGTTTCCGAAGTTGAAACGGCCATACGAGACTCCATCTCCAAACAGGAGGAGGAATATGCGAAGGAAACAGCAGTTGTCCTTGGTCCACCCATAGAGATGAAGCCACTGGAGCTGCAGCATCTCTTGGAGACCGGGTACATCGAAGCCGTGGCGAAGAAACACCGCGTGGAAGTAGACACAGCTGGACGTCTTGTTTTTAAGGGGGTTTCCGGGGCCATCAATGCCGCTACAGTCGAAGTGTACGAAAAGCTCAGGAAGATATCGACCAACCAGATGCCTGTGTCAGCAGCCGAGGGATTTTTACGCTTCGTTGCCAGAGACCCGTGGAAGTCGTACATCAAACAGTGCATGAAGGAACAGCGGATCCAAGCTCACTGGGCCGTAGAGGGGGGGATGCTCACCGTTGTGGCCGAATCAGAGGACGAGTATCTCAAAGCAGTCGACCGGTTCAGGAGCACGGTGACGGAGACGGAAATGCCTGTCCATGGTCCAGCTCTGAAGGTCCTCGACTCGGACAAGTGGACAACTTTCCTCTCTACTATCCAGGACTCATTTTCGGGACTTGTCCAAATAACTGTCAACAGTGACAAGGATGGGAAACTTGTGTTGGTTACAGGTCCGTCTGAGAACGTCAACATGGTGAAGGAGCAAATCGACCAGTTCTTGAAGAACAACACTGTACTAGAGCGCTTTGTGGAGATGCCAGTCGGTGTGGCGGAGTTCCTGCAGAAGATGAAGAAGGAGGCCATAGGCAAGTTGCAGGGGAGACTTCAAAAGGGTGATGGCTACATCACGGCGACCACAGATGGAGAGGTGGCGGGATTCACACTTGTGGGGACCGAAGATGGCATACAAGAAACCGCCAAACATCTCCAGCGCCTACAGGGCAGCGTTACACATCAGCAACTATCCATCCAAAACCCGGGGATGAAGAAATACTTTTCACCCGGACAACCTGGAGAAGAAAAGCTGAAGTCCATTGGGGACGTTTTCAACTGCATCATCAATACACACCAGGAAAAGAAACCAGACGATATGCATTGCAAGCCCTTTAATCACGTTCTACTCCCTCGAAGCAGAAAGCTGGTCGTCTTTAAAGACGATCTGACAAAGCACCACGTCGATGCCATCACGAACGCGGCAAACAAGAATCTGAAGAACGGAGGTGGTCTTGCGGAATCAATCATAAAGGCAGGCGGCAAGGAAATCCAGGATCATTGCGACCAAATTATGAAGGACGAGCCCGCAGGCTTGATGGTTGGTGCCGTGAGGGTCACTGGTCCTGGCAAGTTGCCGTGCAAGGCAGTTATCCATGCTGTTGGGCCGAACTTTCACGAGATCAAAGACGACAAGCGCTCCCGAGATGAGCTGTTCAAAACGGTCACCAATGTCCTGGAGATGGCATCGCGATATGGCTTCAGCTCTGTAGCGATCCCTGCCATATCATCCGGCATATTTGGGGGGCCGCTAGACCTTTGCACCAAAACGGTGGTCAGGGCTACCGGCTTGTACTTCAAGAAGAACAAGGAGAGCAAGGTGAATGAAGTCCACTTCGTTGGAATCGACTTGGATATCGCCCAATCGTTCAACAAGGCCTTACTGGAGACCTTCAATGAGTACGGAGGATGGAATCCGGATTCGGAGTCTCGGGAGAATAGTCTAGAGTCGGTCGTGCTACCACCTGCTGAAGCGCGAGGACCGCCACCATGTCCGCCGGAGTACGGTGAGCACCTGGTAACCCCGAGTTCCTACAGCATGTTCACTAACCAGGGACTGAAGATCACGCTCATCAGAGGCAGCATTTCAGATCAACAG GCTGACGTTATTGTCAACACCATCGGCCCAGACCTGAACCTAAGGACTGGTGCGGTCTCCAAAGCGCTCCTGGATAAAGGCGGACCCACACTTCAG GTGGAATGCGATAAGATTAAGAGAGACCTCGGACGGCTTCCAGCTCACGGAGAAGTTGTGTATACATCGGGGGGAAATCTGGGATGCAATCTAGTGTACCATGCCGTGTGCTCTTTCTGGAACTCACAGGACACTGCAAAGTCTGAGGAC GTTCTACGCAAAATTGTTACAGCATGTCTGAAAAGTGCGGACAAAGACAGCAAGCGCACCATCGCCTTCCCCGCCGTCGGTACGGGAGGTCTGGGTTATCCTAAGGACGTCGTCGCCCGCCTGATGTTTGAGGAAACACTGTCACACAGCAACAAAAACCCGGCAGGTGACCTGGAAGAGGCCAAGTTTGTGATCTTCGATCAACCAAGTTTTGAG GCCTTTTTGTCCGAGCTTGGTAAACGCACGGAGATTGGTGCAGGGGCTGCGTCCTTGATGGAGCCAACATCATCTGTGGCTGCTGTCGACAGGGAAG AGCCCGTTGCAGTTCAGATGACCCCGGACGGAACTTTCAAGACCAAGGTGACCATGCGGGATGTCGTGGTGGAGGTTGAGCAAGGCGACATCACCAGGGAGAAGGTGGACGCCATCGTTAACCCCACCCGGGGAGACATGGACCTATCACTCG GAAAAGTTTCCCAAGTTCTGAAGAAGAAGGGAGGACCTGTTGTACAGACGGAGTGCGAGAAGTATG ACAAGAACAAGTTGAAGAGGGACGGCGTGGGCATCACGGCTGCTGGCGGCCTGGCTTCCAGGTACATCCTCCATCTCGTGGCTCCCGGATTCGAGACTGAGAGGTGGAAGAAGGCAGTCATGAACTGCTTAGCTTATGCCGAATGTCATCAACTGAAAAGCTTGGCCTTTCCAGCACTAGGGACCG GACAAATGGCCAAAGACCCGACGGAGTCAGCCACGATGATCATCGAGGCCATTGCTGACTTCGCCCAGAAGAAAAATCCCAAACACCTGAAACATGTCCGCATTGTGATCTTTGAAGCAGGCATGATGAAACCGTTCCACGACAAGCtgggaaaatgtttgaaaacgtCTTCCTCCTTGTCTCTGAAGAGTTTCGTGTCAG GAGTGAAGAAACTGGTGAAGAAGATACGTCCGGAGCCGGCCAAGCTGCCCCCGCCCAAACCACAGAAGCCGGTTGTTCTGCTCGACATCTACGCGGGCAGCAAGGAGGACGTGGAGTCTGCCGTCAACAAGATCCGCGAGACCGCCAACAGGGAGAGCAAATCTCACGACATCGCCGACAAGCTCATCGCACGGCTGACAGACAACGACGTCGCGACCATTCTGCAGAAGGCGTTAGAACGAGACGTCTACATGGAGATCTGCAATGGCGGGAAGAAGATCCTCCTTCAG GGGCTTGCTGAGGACATCCTAGTTCTACAGTCCGAAATCCACCAGATCCTGGCCCGCGTGATGAACGAGGGGAAGCAGCAGGAACACGCCCAGCTCATCGCCGGAGTCATCAAGTGGGTTTACGTGGACCAGGGTACCGAGGTGGAGTTTGACAGGCTCACCAACCTAAAGATCGAAAATGCACTAAACGAGGGGCACAGTCGGGTCAGGGTTGACGTTGATGACGTCGGGGAGTGTTTGGCCCACATTGACAAAAACATCCTCGTGACTGTACAAGAGGGACATCGTTACAAGCTGAAGAGGAAGACTGCAG GCGAACCAGAATTCCCCTCTACCTGGACTGCCGTGAAAAGTGACTTCGACATGGTCAGTGTTGACGCCAACAGTCCAGAGTACGACGGCATTGTCAAGGCTTTCAGGCAATCCGCCGGAGGGAACGCCATTGAAATACAATCG GTGAAACGCGTTCAGAATCGCCTCTGCCACACGCAGTACATGGCGACCAAGAAGGAGAAAGAAACGAGCGGCAGGATCAGTAACAGAAACCTAGAGCGCCGTCTGTACCACGGGACGTCAGCTGAAACGTGCGACAAGGTCGCTCGGCACGGCTTCAACAGATCATTCTGCAGAACAG AAAACCTGTTTGGATCCGGTGTCTACTTTGCGAGTTCGGCCTTCTACGCCCTTCAGGATTCCTACTCCCGTCCGGACGATCAGggctacaaacatgtatttgtgGCGAAAGTCCTGACTGGAGACTACTGCAAGGGCGCGCCGGACCTCGTGACTTCTCCGTCCAAAACACAAGACGGCAGTCTCCTCTACGATAGCGTGGTTGATGACGAGGAAAACCCGAACATCTTTGTGGTGTTCCACGACACAGTGGCGTACCCCGAGTACCTCATCACGTTCAAAG AAAAGTCCGACACCCCAGATGAGTGGACCAGGATGAGGTACGATACTGCTCTCGCCATTGAACCCGTGGACCGCACAACAGCTGAGTATCAGCGTGTGTCCCGGATGTTCACAGACACCATCACTGGCAACAAAACTATCCTTAAG ATCGAACGGATTCAAAGTCGGTTCCTATGGACCCAGTACCAGCAGCGGAGACAGGTGCTGTCCGCCATCTTTCCACCCGACATGCCTTTCGAGCGGCAACTGTTCCACGGGGTTTCTGGGAACATGTGTGAAGACATCAGCATCCAGGGCTTCAACTCGCACAACGCGGGAAATTATA ACCATGATTACGGTGTCGGTGTGTACTTCACCGTCAACTCAGCTGACTCCGCAGACGACCGCCACGCCCCGGCCGACAGCGCGACCGGACAGCGGCACATGTACCTGGCGCGGGTGCTGACGGGAGGGTCCTGTCAGGGGGCTCCTGGGCTGACCCACCCCCGGCCCTGGGACCTGCCGGACGGGACAGGGGACGTGGACGACGCCTGCCTCAGCGCCGTGGACGACACGGACAATCCCAAGACTTTCGTCATCTTCGACGTCGTTGCGGAGGTTCAGGCTTATCCTGAGTACCTGATCACGTTCAAGTGA